A genomic stretch from Terriglobus sp. RCC_193 includes:
- a CDS encoding lysylphosphatidylglycerol synthase transmembrane domain-containing protein, with amino-acid sequence MSEKPSSNASRYWKLIPGLLISAFFLWRTLRGFHLDELRDVHFGHPVWILGVLGFISVDYGLRSYRWWLMLRRYNARLTSCFRVLLTSLAANNILPFRIGDFLRIFAYAPDVNASSSAVLSTVVLERLLDTVMLLGFFAVAASGLENSFGAFSFHGYGIAQTVRLALVILVFCLCLLLFGTHILHILVQKLVARFGNHPRTRKFGEWAEQLFDAIVHIPFPVRFLLVLLTAFVWLCEGMVFYSTAQLLGLNTFHGSMLASILSNLSFMLPSAPGGIGPFEAFGKLAMESQGVPTSLAILYALFVHFVIFMIVNIVGGIGFLINRKEHGGKTLSQEIESLPPEADVL; translated from the coding sequence TTGAGCGAAAAGCCGTCCAGCAACGCAAGCCGCTACTGGAAACTCATCCCAGGACTTCTTATTTCTGCGTTTTTCCTTTGGCGGACACTGCGTGGATTCCACCTGGATGAGCTGCGCGATGTGCACTTCGGTCATCCCGTATGGATTCTGGGCGTCCTGGGCTTCATCTCCGTGGATTACGGCCTCCGCAGCTATCGCTGGTGGCTCATGTTGCGCCGGTATAACGCGCGCCTCACCTCATGCTTCCGCGTCCTGTTGACCAGCCTGGCTGCAAACAATATCCTGCCCTTCCGCATTGGTGATTTTCTACGCATTTTTGCCTATGCCCCGGATGTAAACGCATCCTCGTCCGCTGTGCTTAGCACCGTGGTGTTGGAACGCCTGCTGGATACAGTGATGCTTCTTGGTTTCTTTGCAGTGGCAGCCTCCGGTCTTGAGAACAGCTTCGGTGCGTTCTCGTTCCACGGCTATGGCATCGCACAGACGGTTCGCCTGGCGCTTGTGATTCTGGTGTTCTGCCTGTGCCTGCTTCTTTTCGGTACGCACATTCTGCACATCCTTGTACAGAAACTGGTGGCACGTTTCGGTAATCACCCACGCACACGCAAGTTCGGAGAGTGGGCTGAGCAGTTGTTTGATGCCATCGTGCATATCCCGTTTCCGGTGCGTTTTCTGCTGGTGCTGCTTACGGCTTTCGTCTGGCTCTGTGAAGGCATGGTCTTTTATTCCACCGCGCAGCTTCTGGGCCTCAACACCTTCCACGGCTCCATGCTCGCGTCCATTCTCAGCAACCTGAGCTTTATGCTGCCCAGCGCGCCTGGTGGCATCGGCCCCTTTGAAGCATTTGGCAAGCTTGCTATGGAGTCGCAGGGCGTGCCCACCTCGTTGGCCATCCTGTATGCGCTCTTTGTGCACTTCGTTATCTTTATGATCGTCAACATCGTCGGCGGTATCGGCTTCCTGATCAACCGCAAAGAGCATGGCGGTAAAACGCTCTCGCAGGAAATTGAATCACTCCCTCCTGAGGCCGATGTCCTGTAA
- the bcsZ gene encoding cellulose synthase complex periplasmic endoglucanase BcsZ gives MQGARKGWRDSFRRTAAVAIACFTLLSQTGCRAEVPWPFWQAYRAKFVDSSGRVIDHDPGSNDRTTSEGMAYGMFFALVSNDRPTFEKMLRWTEDNLAGGDLTARLPAWHWGKSPEGQWKMLDANSAADADLWIAYDLVEAGRLWKDDRLAKLGTFMASRIAQSEVALAPGLGTILLPGPQGFHPDQNTFILNPSYTPPQVLARLRLDSLQGPWASLLESYPMLIQGSSPAGYAMDWVTAGTGVRPSGTPAQLASGKNDFTPVGGYEAIRVYLWLGMSDKNTAGISESLGYLQGMGRYMQTATTPPLQVDLTGKVLNPEGTVGFSAAMIPYLAVTGHQSQAKVQSDRLTASKDATTGLYGHSSLYYDQNLALFATGWQEGRFRFDREGRLKLKWK, from the coding sequence ATGCAGGGAGCACGAAAGGGATGGCGCGATTCCTTCCGTCGCACCGCGGCGGTCGCAATCGCATGTTTCACGTTGCTGTCGCAGACGGGATGCCGGGCGGAGGTTCCGTGGCCGTTCTGGCAGGCCTATCGTGCAAAGTTTGTTGACTCCTCCGGTCGCGTCATTGACCATGACCCGGGCTCCAACGACCGCACCACCAGCGAAGGCATGGCTTACGGCATGTTCTTCGCGCTGGTCAGTAACGACCGTCCTACATTCGAAAAGATGCTCCGCTGGACAGAGGACAACCTTGCCGGCGGTGACCTGACGGCAAGGCTTCCCGCATGGCATTGGGGCAAGTCGCCGGAAGGCCAGTGGAAGATGCTGGATGCGAACTCCGCAGCCGACGCCGATCTGTGGATCGCCTATGACCTGGTTGAGGCCGGACGTCTGTGGAAAGACGACCGTCTTGCGAAACTTGGGACCTTCATGGCCAGCCGCATCGCGCAGAGCGAGGTCGCTTTAGCCCCGGGCCTGGGAACGATTCTGCTCCCCGGTCCGCAGGGGTTCCATCCCGATCAGAACACCTTCATCCTGAACCCCTCGTACACGCCGCCCCAGGTGTTGGCTCGGCTGCGGCTGGATTCACTGCAGGGGCCGTGGGCATCGCTTCTGGAAAGCTATCCCATGTTGATCCAGGGAAGTTCTCCCGCGGGATACGCCATGGATTGGGTCACCGCAGGAACGGGCGTACGTCCCAGCGGCACTCCGGCACAACTTGCTTCCGGCAAGAACGATTTCACTCCGGTTGGCGGTTATGAAGCCATCCGCGTCTACCTCTGGCTGGGCATGTCCGACAAGAACACTGCGGGGATTTCCGAATCGCTGGGATATCTGCAGGGTATGGGGCGATACATGCAAACGGCCACAACGCCTCCTTTGCAGGTGGACCTGACGGGAAAAGTTTTAAATCCTGAGGGCACTGTTGGATTTTCCGCAGCGATGATTCCTTATCTGGCCGTGACAGGACACCAAAGTCAGGCGAAGGTGCAGAGCGACCGCCTTACGGCAAGTAAGGATGCCACCACTGGCCTTTATGGTCACTCCTCTCTGTACTACGATCAGAACCTTGCACTGTTTGCGACCGGTTGGCAGGAAGGGCGTTTTCGCTTCGATCGGGAGGGAAGGCTCAAGCTGAAATGGAAGTAG
- a CDS encoding cellulose synthase subunit BcsC-related outer membrane protein encodes MAYKAPSRRTLLFLSAVLLSTPAESCLQAQTQPASSSAATQALLDKARSLESRGRMDMAAQTWQQVLLADPNNTDALAGLARAAKMSGNNALANTYLQRLRSINPNDPGIARAESVMQQGAQLAELQKAGKLAAAGNYAEAVRIYRSVFGNNPPQGEWALAYYETEAATEDGRPHAIAALRSLMDRYPADSRYQVALGRILTYNPKTRAEGRRLLERHPNDPQAAEALKQSLVWDAQNPASAGDIRNYLAKHRDPQLQDALRTTEANQRAAAKSRKTGSSAAPYVEPPENAALRQYNAEQAAAYAALNAKRFTEAEERFKTLLAKNPNDARALAGMGYVRMNQQNFGGSISFLEQAKQEGATDKGLDANLTSARYFYTIQEGGIALNENDLTTAEQQYRQALAIRPNGPEALLGLAGTLAKAQQPEPAVSAYQEYIRLKPQAIEGWRGLFMAQYQAGHAAAALDTERRTPQSIRTQLMRDPDYLRSLASAYSAVGRDADAQRVLRSALDLPFPAGAQGLKADTQLQYASLLLQANHLDQASGLYRQVLAADPTNALAWQGLVNTLHTMHDDAGAIQTLESMPPVVYDQALRDPGFLGTAAAIYQSQNKYDIAQSLLERAIAQQNTTGQRIPVPLQVQLAGLYLQRNDAAHAFPIYQRILSENPDRVDAWKGLLTALHTAGRDREALAQVQQIPVSTRKTLEGDVEYLQTVGNIYNGLGQPSQAMLFLNRVQQRYASQHTVAPADIDIQNAWLLFNGQNDVGLYRQLLVLGSRQDLSDEQRRTVQVIWANWAVRKANQSAAANNEKRSLAILNATARAFPDNPGVIKALAGGYLRAGLPKQAVAIFKAQDMSTGSAADYKAAVGSALAANDLKDAENWLRYALDQYPRDGQILNLAARFEQARGDSTRAADYYRASLAAQPQPDPGSELAYILNQPSPLNPRQLPSPTQAEGLAQLLAPGQEDRNPDGTPMTQPPAHPYLPNASNAYGQAPVQIGTQAPLPGSGYALPYNGNAAQPAVPSYMANPNSTVRQQPSTQRLRDYVPNSGTLPAAGAIVYPGISENYAVPDVTGHSQEAPLTASVQPLSSAMDLPGSAPDASLTYQHEQVRRSTEQAQSTNTSTEPLYLAGSHREGAQTGQFNGEVYGPYVPYLPPTQQNATPMVTYSPSEVHVPTRAVSNSKRGGKTVHPEVAAAEAAAQRRRQSDPRSMMGQSSPPDEIADGTPRNTQYTLTPAPGQAGQPSSLPATAPTNTLPYDTSTTAQSGRSYNTYGIQSGGNSYGQQYPQPTRPVISGSTTAHRTTRSRSATSISGVGQASAPIFYPAAPNELSTQPYPDLPPYNGNNRIPTDGDLVARSVPPLRGYYDPNEKVAPPLNERQQTELDLATLESSYSGWVGGSGWVRFRSGTPGVNRLFDYEAPMEATFVVGNRVRFSVIPKAVFLNSGTLDLGTLGATTATPLLGTLPATAINSPAPQYASGVGGELQMSTTNFGLAVGYTPYQFLVNNITGRARARFFNHLTLFGERDSVKDTQLSYAGLRDPGSVTPVFSGNIWGGVVSTTVGARVDFGDEKSGFYVSGDGGTVNGYKVLDNQKFEGTMGAYFRVWQVPQYGSLNVGGSFFGMHYAHNELPLTYGNGGYFSPEVYFLGSLPITWNGHYRDKWHYTIAGAIGVQTFVQDTAKYYPMSDSGSIALFNGSLSGCSLIEIAQKTCATAYAARSTSTGANFNIGGEFSYHVAEHWYVGGALAANNTNNYTMVQPTFFARYLFKAQYPTDDYPTGLFPMEGFRPLRVP; translated from the coding sequence ATGGCATACAAGGCTCCATCCCGGCGGACGCTTCTGTTCCTGAGTGCCGTTCTTCTCAGCACTCCAGCAGAGTCGTGCCTGCAGGCACAAACACAACCCGCTTCTAGCAGCGCAGCCACACAGGCTCTGTTGGATAAGGCTCGCTCGCTGGAATCACGCGGACGCATGGACATGGCCGCGCAGACCTGGCAACAGGTTCTGCTTGCCGATCCGAACAATACCGATGCACTTGCCGGTCTGGCGCGCGCCGCCAAAATGTCTGGCAACAACGCGCTGGCCAACACGTATCTGCAGCGCCTGCGTTCCATCAATCCGAACGATCCCGGCATTGCCCGCGCGGAAAGCGTGATGCAGCAGGGAGCGCAACTGGCTGAATTGCAGAAGGCGGGCAAGCTTGCCGCCGCTGGAAATTACGCGGAAGCCGTGCGTATCTATCGCTCCGTTTTCGGCAACAATCCGCCGCAGGGCGAATGGGCGCTGGCCTATTACGAGACAGAAGCCGCCACGGAAGACGGTCGTCCGCACGCCATTGCAGCGCTGCGGTCGCTGATGGATCGTTATCCGGCGGATTCGCGCTATCAGGTGGCCCTGGGCCGCATCCTTACGTACAACCCAAAGACGCGCGCAGAAGGCCGCAGGCTGCTGGAGCGTCACCCCAACGATCCGCAGGCGGCAGAGGCACTGAAGCAGTCGCTGGTGTGGGACGCGCAGAATCCGGCTTCCGCAGGTGATATCCGCAACTATCTCGCGAAACATCGTGATCCGCAGTTGCAGGATGCTCTACGTACTACGGAGGCGAACCAGCGCGCCGCGGCGAAGAGTCGCAAAACAGGATCATCCGCTGCGCCTTATGTCGAACCGCCAGAGAACGCTGCACTCCGCCAGTACAACGCGGAACAGGCCGCCGCTTATGCTGCTCTGAATGCGAAGCGGTTTACTGAGGCGGAAGAGCGCTTCAAGACATTGCTGGCCAAGAATCCCAATGATGCCCGCGCACTTGCCGGCATGGGATACGTCCGCATGAATCAGCAGAACTTTGGCGGTTCCATTTCCTTCCTGGAACAGGCGAAGCAGGAGGGCGCTACGGACAAGGGGCTGGACGCGAACCTGACCTCTGCGCGTTACTTTTACACCATTCAGGAGGGCGGCATCGCCCTCAATGAGAATGATCTGACCACGGCGGAGCAGCAGTACCGGCAGGCGCTTGCCATCCGGCCCAATGGCCCGGAAGCGCTGCTCGGACTCGCGGGAACGCTTGCGAAAGCGCAACAGCCGGAACCGGCCGTGTCCGCGTATCAGGAATATATCCGCCTGAAGCCGCAGGCCATCGAAGGCTGGCGCGGTCTGTTCATGGCGCAGTATCAGGCGGGCCATGCCGCGGCCGCACTCGACACAGAGCGCCGCACGCCGCAGTCTATCCGTACGCAACTTATGCGTGATCCGGATTACCTCCGCTCGCTGGCATCGGCTTATTCCGCCGTTGGCCGCGATGCGGATGCGCAGCGTGTTTTGCGTTCCGCGCTCGATCTGCCTTTTCCTGCGGGAGCGCAGGGTTTAAAGGCAGATACGCAGCTTCAGTACGCCAGCCTGCTGCTGCAGGCGAACCATCTTGATCAGGCTTCCGGCCTGTACCGGCAGGTACTTGCCGCGGACCCTACGAACGCGCTCGCATGGCAGGGATTAGTTAACACCCTGCACACCATGCATGACGATGCGGGCGCGATTCAGACCCTGGAGAGCATGCCGCCTGTGGTCTACGACCAGGCGCTCCGGGACCCCGGCTTCCTTGGAACTGCGGCGGCCATCTACCAGTCGCAGAATAAGTACGACATTGCGCAAAGCCTGTTGGAGCGCGCCATCGCGCAGCAGAACACCACCGGTCAGCGCATCCCCGTGCCACTGCAGGTGCAACTGGCGGGGCTCTATCTGCAGCGCAACGACGCGGCACATGCTTTTCCCATCTATCAGCGCATCCTGAGCGAAAATCCGGATCGCGTGGATGCGTGGAAAGGCCTGCTGACCGCGCTGCATACCGCAGGCCGCGACCGCGAGGCTCTGGCGCAGGTTCAGCAGATTCCAGTGTCCACGCGCAAGACGCTCGAAGGCGACGTCGAATATCTCCAGACGGTTGGCAACATCTACAACGGCCTCGGTCAGCCTTCGCAGGCCATGCTTTTCCTGAATCGCGTGCAGCAGCGTTATGCCAGCCAGCACACGGTCGCCCCGGCTGACATTGACATTCAGAATGCATGGCTGCTCTTCAATGGGCAGAACGATGTCGGCCTTTATCGCCAGTTGCTGGTGCTTGGCAGCCGTCAGGACCTTTCCGACGAACAGCGCCGCACGGTACAGGTCATCTGGGCCAACTGGGCCGTCCGCAAGGCGAACCAGTCTGCCGCTGCCAACAACGAGAAGCGGTCGCTCGCCATCCTGAATGCCACAGCAAGGGCTTTCCCGGATAACCCTGGAGTCATCAAGGCGCTGGCTGGCGGATACCTGCGCGCCGGATTGCCGAAGCAGGCTGTCGCCATCTTCAAGGCGCAGGACATGAGTACTGGCTCCGCTGCGGATTACAAGGCTGCCGTCGGTTCCGCGCTTGCCGCTAATGATCTCAAGGACGCCGAAAACTGGCTGCGTTATGCGCTGGATCAGTATCCCCGCGACGGTCAGATTCTCAATCTTGCCGCGCGTTTCGAGCAGGCCCGTGGCGACAGCACCCGTGCTGCCGATTACTACCGCGCATCACTCGCCGCACAGCCGCAGCCCGACCCCGGTTCGGAACTAGCGTACATCCTCAATCAGCCTTCGCCGCTGAACCCACGCCAGTTGCCCAGTCCCACGCAGGCAGAAGGCCTAGCGCAGCTTCTGGCTCCCGGACAGGAAGACCGCAACCCGGACGGCACGCCCATGACGCAGCCTCCGGCGCATCCGTACTTGCCCAATGCGTCGAATGCCTACGGGCAGGCTCCGGTGCAGATTGGCACGCAGGCACCGCTGCCGGGTTCCGGGTACGCGCTGCCGTACAACGGCAACGCCGCTCAGCCAGCGGTGCCGTCGTACATGGCAAACCCCAATTCCACGGTGCGCCAGCAGCCCTCCACGCAGCGTCTGCGAGACTATGTGCCGAATTCCGGCACACTTCCTGCTGCGGGGGCAATTGTGTATCCCGGTATCTCGGAAAATTACGCCGTGCCGGACGTAACGGGCCATTCGCAAGAGGCTCCGCTTACCGCGAGCGTGCAGCCACTTTCCTCGGCCATGGATCTTCCGGGAAGCGCGCCGGACGCCTCGCTGACGTATCAGCACGAGCAGGTTCGCCGTTCGACCGAGCAGGCCCAGTCAACGAACACTTCGACAGAACCGCTTTACCTCGCGGGATCGCATAGGGAAGGTGCGCAGACGGGCCAGTTCAATGGCGAAGTCTATGGCCCATATGTGCCTTACCTTCCGCCGACACAACAAAACGCGACGCCGATGGTGACGTACTCGCCCAGCGAAGTGCATGTTCCGACCCGCGCGGTCAGCAACAGCAAGCGCGGAGGAAAGACGGTGCATCCTGAAGTTGCGGCAGCGGAAGCAGCAGCACAGCGCCGCCGCCAATCTGATCCGCGCAGCATGATGGGACAGAGCAGCCCGCCGGATGAGATTGCCGATGGGACGCCGCGCAACACGCAGTACACGCTGACGCCAGCACCAGGACAGGCGGGCCAGCCATCGTCGTTGCCTGCAACAGCGCCCACCAATACGTTGCCCTATGACACGAGCACCACGGCTCAGTCTGGCCGTTCGTACAACACGTATGGGATTCAAAGCGGAGGCAACAGCTATGGCCAGCAATATCCGCAGCCCACACGCCCTGTAATCAGTGGATCCACGACGGCGCACCGCACCACGCGTTCGCGTTCTGCCACCTCGATTTCCGGCGTTGGGCAGGCCTCCGCGCCCATCTTCTATCCGGCGGCACCCAACGAGCTTTCCACGCAGCCGTACCCGGATCTGCCGCCATACAACGGGAACAATCGCATTCCCACGGATGGCGACCTGGTGGCGCGCAGCGTTCCTCCTCTGCGTGGTTATTACGATCCGAACGAGAAAGTCGCACCGCCGCTCAACGAGCGGCAGCAGACGGAACTGGATCTTGCCACGCTGGAATCCAGCTACTCCGGCTGGGTAGGTGGCAGCGGTTGGGTACGTTTCCGCAGCGGCACCCCGGGTGTCAACCGCCTCTTCGATTACGAAGCTCCGATGGAAGCCACCTTTGTGGTGGGGAACCGCGTGCGTTTCTCCGTTATTCCCAAGGCGGTCTTCCTGAACAGCGGAACACTCGATCTAGGGACGCTGGGCGCAACCACAGCGACACCGTTGCTGGGTACATTGCCCGCCACGGCCATTAACTCTCCTGCGCCGCAGTATGCTTCCGGCGTCGGTGGTGAACTACAGATGAGCACCACGAATTTTGGTCTGGCCGTGGGATACACGCCGTATCAGTTCCTGGTGAATAACATCACCGGTCGCGCACGTGCGCGTTTTTTCAATCACCTCACGCTCTTCGGCGAGCGTGATTCGGTAAAGGATACGCAGCTTTCCTACGCCGGCCTGCGCGACCCGGGATCCGTTACTCCGGTCTTCTCAGGCAATATCTGGGGCGGTGTCGTCTCCACCACGGTGGGTGCCCGTGTCGATTTCGGCGATGAGAAATCGGGCTTCTACGTCAGTGGTGACGGCGGTACCGTTAACGGTTACAAGGTGCTGGATAACCAGAAGTTCGAAGGCACTATGGGCGCGTACTTCCGTGTCTGGCAGGTGCCGCAATATGGTTCGCTGAATGTGGGCGGCAGCTTCTTCGGCATGCACTACGCCCATAATGAACTCCCGCTGACCTATGGCAATGGCGGCTACTTCAGCCCGGAGGTCTACTTCCTGGGTTCGTTGCCCATCACCTGGAACGGCCACTATCGCGATAAATGGCACTACACCATTGCGGGCGCCATCGGCGTGCAGACGTTTGTGCAGGACACGGCCAAGTACTACCCAATGTCCGATTCCGGCAGCATTGCGCTGTTTAACGGTTCGCTCTCCGGCTGCTCGTTGATTGAGATTGCCCAGAAGACCTGCGCCACGGCCTACGCCGCGCGCAGCACCTCCACCGGAGCCAACTTCAACATCGGCGGCGAATTCAGCTATCACGTAGCCGAACACTGGTACGTGGGTGGAGCGCTGGCTGCGAATAACACCAACAACTACACGATGGTGCAGCCCACTTTCTTCGCACGCTATCTCTTCAAGGCGCAGTACCCCACAGACGACTACCCGACGGGGCTGTTCCCTATGGAAGGGTTCCGTCCGCTACGCGTTCCATAG